CAGCAGGAGCGTTGGGTGAGTGATGTGGCCCACGAACTCAAGACGCCCCTGACGGCCCTGCTGCTGGTGGGGGACAGCCTCTCTGCCCACGTCAATGACGCCAATGCGGTGCTGGTGGAACGGCTGCAGCGGGAGTTGTTGCGGCTCCAGCGGCTGGTCGGCGATCTGTTGGAGCTGTCCCGGCTGGAGAACACCCTGCCGGAGGGGGTGCGGCTGCGCAGTCGTGTCGACCTGCCCCAGATGGTGCAACAGGTGTGGCTGGGGCTGCGCCCCCTGGCCGAGCGCCGCTGCATCCGCCTGGAGCTGGCGGCGGAGTCCCCCCTGGCCGTGATGGGCGATGGCTCGCGGCTGCACCGGGCCGTGCTCAACCTGCTGGACAATGCCCTGCGCTACAGCCCGGACGGAGGCACGGTGCGGGTGGAGATCGAAGCGACGGCGGGGTGGTGCCTGCTGACCATCCGCGACGAGGGCCCCGGCCTGAGCGAGGACGACCTGGAGCACATGTTCGAGCGCTTCTACCGCGGTGATCCCTCCCGGGTGCGCAGCGACCGGGGCGGCAGCGGCCTGGGCCTGGCGATCGTCCAGCAGATCGCCGTCACCCACGGCGGCCGCATCCAAGCCACCAACCATCCAGACGGGGGCGCCGTGATGGAGCTGCTGCTGCCGGCGGGGGCCGGAGATGGGTGAAGCGCTCCCCCGGGCGGCAGGACGGATGGCGGCCGTGGCCGATCCGGTCATCGCCCAGGTGGGCGCCCTGATGCGCCAGCGGCCGCAGGCCCTTTCCCTGGCCCAGGGCATGGTGGCCTGGGCGCCACCGCCGGGAGTGGGCCGGGCCGTGGCCCTGGCACTGGCGGAAACGGAT
Above is a window of Cyanobium sp. AMD-g DNA encoding:
- a CDS encoding cell wall metabolism sensor histidine kinase WalK, which codes for MGLLLAGLLGLALGWLLGRRRRRPGQGLSGLSLRQLLRWIGEAPDGWLILDGADRIQLINLRAERLLDAPGAGLRRQEPLERVCHSPELLEGIRNARRRERPQRLDWEPGDQQLAVVVLPGEGGWVAVMLQSRRSLEAQLEQQERWVSDVAHELKTPLTALLLVGDSLSAHVNDANAVLVERLQRELLRLQRLVGDLLELSRLENTLPEGVRLRSRVDLPQMVQQVWLGLRPLAERRCIRLELAAESPLAVMGDGSRLHRAVLNLLDNALRYSPDGGTVRVEIEATAGWCLLTIRDEGPGLSEDDLEHMFERFYRGDPSRVRSDRGGSGLGLAIVQQIAVTHGGRIQATNHPDGGAVMELLLPAGAGDG